A DNA window from Pleurodeles waltl isolate 20211129_DDA chromosome 12, aPleWal1.hap1.20221129, whole genome shotgun sequence contains the following coding sequences:
- the LOC138267200 gene encoding extracellular calcium-sensing receptor-like: protein MVFSIEQINKNPNLLPNITMGFRFYDSCRMMQRSIQGSLWLMTGHNQPVPQFCCQRKPLLVGTVGDAGSSGSIVIARLQGLYRVSQISYVSTSPLLSDRHHFPSFLRTIPSDSFQSRGLAQLVLYFGWTWVGILVEDNDYGQLGGTLLKKELDGTSACVAFSENIILSRADRNALHIIQVIKSSSASAIVVFSSDAGLSPLVDEMVRQNLTGRVWIASEGWSTSTLMSMEKYLNVLNMTIGLAIHSGEMPGFLEHLNNVHPSSSPDDALLPKFWEEAFGCKWPDPKVNFSMSQNTAKLCTGAEKLGSIQTSYNDMATLRAPYNIYRAVYAFANALHNLSSCRKGQGPFHQGTCANIMDFQPWQLLHYVKKVYFQTKDGYQSLFNENGEVPAQYDIINWHRDTDGTVRHVTVGSYDLGLPLGQNLIINDSAIHWASGKSQVPLSRCSPSCPIGHRKAGKEGEPVCCFMCLPCPQGEISNQTDSTECSKCPWDKWPSSTQDHCILKSIEFLSLDEILGSSLMTICIFCSLVPVVILRLFVQHRNTPIVKANNRSLSYLLLLSLTLCFLCSLAFIGYPTAVKCLLRQAAFGITFALCVSCILAKTIMVVIAFNATKPNSSLRRWVGPQLSYIIISVCTFIQVLLCVCWLVVSHPFSVHNTHSQPEIIIVECNEGSPVAFWCMLGYLGVLATISFIVAFLARKLPDSFNEAQYITFSMLAFLSVWLSFIPAYLSTKGKYMVAMEIFAILSSSSALVSCIYFPKCYIILLRPEMNSKEYLIRREVNQESKAKYA from the exons ATGGTGTTCAGCATTGAACAGATCAACAAGAACCCCAACCTCTTGCCCAATATCACCATGGGTTTCCGATTCTACGACTCctgcaggatgatgcagaggtctATTCAAGGCAGTTTGTGGTTGATGACAGGGCACAACCAGCCTGTGCCTCAGTTCTGTTGCCAAAGGAAGCCTCTGCTTGTGGGTACAGTTGGGGACGCTGGATCTTCGGGGTCTATAGTAATTGCTCGATTACAAGGGCTCTACAGAGTCTCTCAG ATTAGTTATGTTTCGACGAGTCCACTCCTAAGTGACCGGCACCACTTTCCTTCTTTTTTACGGACCATTCCTAGTGACTCTTTCCAATCCAGAGGGCTGGCCCAACTGGTGTTGTACTTTGGATGGACTTGGGTGGGTATCTTGGTTGAAGATAATGACTATGGCCAACTAGGAGGAACTCTCTTAAAGAAAGAGCTGGATGGCACAAGTGCTTGTGTTGCCTTCTCAGAGAATATAATCTTGAGCCGAGCTGACAGGAACGCCCTTCACATTATCCAGGTGATCAAAAGCTCGTCAGCCTCTGCCATTGTTGTCTTCTCCAGTGATGCAGGCCTGTCTCCTTTAGTTGATGAGATGGTGCGACAGAATTTGACTGGTAGGGTCTGGATTGCAAGCGAAGGGTGGTCAACATCTACTCTCATGTCCATGGAAAAATACTTGAATGTCCTCAACATGACCATAGGTTTAGCCATTCATAGTGGAGAGATGCCAGGCTTCTTAGAGCATCTCAACAATGTCCATCCTTCAAGCTCTCCAGATGATGCGCTGCTGCCAAAGTTTTGGGAGGAAGCATTTGGGTGCAAGTGGCCGGATCCAAAGGTCAACTTTAGCATGTCACAAAACACAGCAAAACTGTGTACAGGGGCTGAGAAGCTGGGCAGCATTCAGACCAGCTACAATGACATGGCCACCTTAAGGGCCCCCTACAATATCTACAGGGCAGTTTATGCATTTGCAAATGCACTGCACAATCTCAGTTCCTGCAGGAAAGGACAAGGACCATTCCATCAAGGAACCTGTGCAAATATCATGGACTTTCAGCCATGGCAG CTTCTACACTACGTGAAGAAGGTGTATTTCCAAACTAAAGATGGATACCAGTCACTTTTCAATGAGAATGGCGAAGTCCCTGCACAATATGATATCATAAACTGGCATCGTGATACAGATGGCACCGTAAGGCATGTAACAGTGGGCAGTTATGACCTTGGGCTTCCTCTCGGACAAAACCTCATCATAAATGACAGTGCCATCCACTGGGCCTCTGGGAAATCTCAG GTCCCCCTCTCCAGGTGCAGTCCAAGTTGCCCTATTGGTCACAGGAAAGCAGGTAAAGAAGGAGAGCCCGTCTGCTGCTTCATGTGTCTTCCATGCCCCCAAGGGGAGATTTCCAACCAGACCG ACTCTACTGAGTGCTCCAAATGCCCATGGGATAAGTGGCCCAGCTCCACGCAGGACCACTGCATCTTGAAATCCATAGAGTTCCTCTCCCTCGATGAAATTCTAGGATCCAGCCTAATGACTATTTGCATTTTCTGCTCGTTGGTACCAGTGGTCATCCTGAGACTTTTCGTTCAACACAGAAACACACCCATTGTCAAAGCCAACAACCGCTCCCTCAGCTATCTGCTGCTCCTCTCTCTCACATTGTGCTTCCTCTGCTCTTTGGCTTTCATTGGCTATCCCACAGCAGTGAAGTGTCTCCTCCGCCAGGCAGCATTTGGCATCACTTTCGCTCTTTGTGTGTCTTGTATCTTGGCCAAAACGATCATGGTGGTCATTGCTTTTAATGCCACTAAACCTAACAGTAGCTTAAGAAGATGGGTTGGACCTCAGTTGTCTTATATAATAATTAGTGTGTGTACATTCATTCAGGTACTTCTGTGTGTATGTTGGTTGGTCGTTTCCCATCCTTTCTCAGTGCATAACACACACTCTCAACCTGAAATCATCATAGTTGAATGTAATGAAGGGTCTCCTGTTGCTTTCTGGTGCATGCTGGGATATCTTGGAGTTCTGGCTACCATCAGTTTCATAGTGGCTTTTCTTGCAAGAAAACTGCCGGACAGCTTCAATGAGGCACAATACATCACCTTCAGCATGCTCGCCTTCCTCAGTGTTTGGCTCTCATTTATTCCAGCCTACCTCAGCACCAAGGGCAAGTACATGGTGGCCATGGAGATTTTTGCTATTTTGTCATCCAGTTCAGCTTTAGTGTCTTGTATATATTTCCCAAAGTGCTACATCATCCTGTTGAGGCCTGAGATGAATTCCAAGGAATACCTGATCAGGAGGGAAGTAAACCAGGAATCTAAGGCAAAATACGCATAG